The following proteins are encoded in a genomic region of Streptococcus sp. 29892:
- the recG gene encoding ATP-dependent DNA helicase RecG: MKSLSDYLSVLPGIGPKSAEKFLKLDLETIGQLLTYYPFRYEDFESKSILDLQDGEKAVVVGHVVSPANVQYYGYKRNRLRFSIKQGEVVVSVSFFNQPYLADKIVMGQQVAIWGKWDKAKASLTGMKVLAQVSEDLQPVYHVAQGISQANLVKAIKAAVDQGYLELLEENLPIVLLEKYRLLNRRQAVLAMHFPTNLEEYRQALRRIKFEELFYFQLQLQLLKAGNRDVSNGLMIEYDLNTVNRQIEKLPFELTAAQANVLSEILADMQSPSHMNRLLQGDVGSGKTVVAGLAMFAAVSAGMQAAIMVPTEILAEQHYQSLRQLFPDLSIALLTGGMKVAERRTALEAISDGRVDVIVGTHALIQESVSYHQLGLVVTDEQHRFGVKQRRLFREKGDNPDVLMMTATPIPRTLAITAFGDMDVSIINQLPAGRKPIITRWVKHQQLPTVLEWLEKELRSGAQVYFISPLIEESEALDLKNAIDLQAELQAHFGSQVTVDLLHGKMKNDEKDAIMQAFKDRKSDILVSTTVIEVGVNVPNATVMVIMDADRFGLSQLHQLRGRVGRGHKQSYAVLVANPKTESGKERMKIMTETTDGFILAEADLKMRGSGEIFGTRQSGLPEFQVANIVEDYPILEEARRVASQIVSEENWQKDPNWSVLLNHLKDREELD; the protein is encoded by the coding sequence ATGAAAAGTTTGTCAGATTATTTATCAGTTTTGCCTGGGATTGGACCAAAATCAGCAGAGAAATTTTTGAAATTAGACCTTGAGACGATTGGTCAGCTATTAACTTATTATCCTTTTCGGTACGAGGACTTTGAAAGCAAGTCAATATTGGATTTGCAGGATGGGGAAAAGGCTGTAGTGGTCGGTCATGTGGTATCTCCAGCAAATGTGCAGTATTATGGTTACAAGAGAAATCGGCTACGGTTTTCGATTAAGCAGGGTGAGGTAGTGGTTTCTGTTTCTTTTTTCAATCAGCCTTACTTAGCTGATAAGATTGTAATGGGGCAGCAAGTTGCGATTTGGGGTAAGTGGGATAAGGCCAAAGCTAGTTTGACTGGCATGAAGGTGTTAGCTCAGGTGTCTGAAGATTTGCAGCCTGTTTACCATGTGGCTCAAGGAATTTCTCAAGCGAACTTGGTCAAGGCTATAAAAGCGGCTGTTGATCAAGGCTATTTGGAGCTCTTGGAAGAGAATTTACCAATCGTTTTGTTGGAGAAATACCGCCTTTTAAATCGTAGACAGGCCGTTTTGGCTATGCATTTTCCGACAAATTTGGAAGAATACAGGCAAGCTCTGCGACGGATTAAATTTGAGGAATTATTTTATTTCCAGTTGCAGTTGCAACTCTTAAAAGCTGGTAATCGAGATGTTTCCAATGGTTTGATGATTGAGTATGATTTGAATACAGTTAATCGACAGATTGAGAAATTGCCTTTTGAATTGACGGCTGCCCAGGCCAATGTCTTGTCGGAAATTTTGGCTGATATGCAGTCGCCTAGTCATATGAATCGTTTATTACAAGGGGATGTTGGTTCTGGTAAGACGGTGGTTGCTGGATTAGCCATGTTTGCGGCTGTTTCGGCTGGTATGCAGGCTGCGATTATGGTGCCAACGGAAATTTTAGCAGAACAGCATTATCAGAGTTTGCGGCAGCTTTTTCCAGATTTATCTATTGCACTTTTGACGGGTGGTATGAAGGTAGCGGAACGTAGAACAGCATTGGAAGCTATTTCTGATGGACGGGTAGATGTGATTGTTGGGACGCATGCTCTGATTCAAGAGAGTGTGTCTTATCATCAACTGGGACTAGTTGTGACGGATGAGCAACATCGTTTTGGTGTCAAGCAAAGGCGTTTGTTCCGAGAAAAAGGGGATAATCCTGATGTGCTGATGATGACTGCGACCCCTATTCCAAGGACTTTGGCTATTACTGCCTTTGGCGATATGGATGTGTCAATCATTAATCAACTGCCTGCTGGTCGCAAGCCGATTATTACTCGTTGGGTTAAGCATCAGCAATTGCCGACTGTTTTAGAGTGGCTTGAGAAGGAGCTTAGGAGTGGGGCTCAGGTCTATTTTATTTCTCCCCTAATCGAAGAGTCTGAAGCCTTGGATTTGAAGAATGCCATTGACTTGCAAGCTGAGTTACAAGCACATTTTGGAAGTCAAGTTACGGTTGATTTGTTGCATGGGAAGATGAAGAATGACGAAAAAGATGCGATTATGCAGGCTTTTAAGGACAGGAAGTCAGATATTTTGGTGTCGACAACTGTTATAGAAGTTGGAGTCAATGTGCCCAATGCAACTGTAATGGTTATTATGGATGCTGACCGTTTTGGTTTAAGTCAGCTACATCAGTTACGAGGTCGTGTTGGGCGTGGTCATAAGCAGTCTTATGCTGTTTTAGTTGCCAATCCCAAAACGGAGTCAGGTAAAGAACGGATGAAGATTATGACTGAAACCACAGACGGATTTATACTGGCTGAAGCGGATTTAAAAATGCGTGGGTCTGGTGAAATTTTTGGAACTCGGCAATCAGGTTTGCCAGAATTTCAAGTGGCTAATATTGTGGAAGATTATCCGATTTTGGAGGAAGCTAGACGGGTTGCAAGTCAGATTGTCAGTGAAGAAAATTGGCAGAAAGATCCCAACTGGTCCGTATTGTTAAATCATTTGAAGGATAGAGAAGAATTAGATTAG